The Agromyces marinus genome window below encodes:
- the argB gene encoding acetylglutamate kinase has protein sequence MTPEDARADAADATRKAGTLIEALPWLKRFHGETIVVKFGGNAMVSPELQRAFAEDMVYLRYAGIRPVVVHGGGPQISAMLDRLGIASEFRGGYRVTTPETMDVVRMVLSGQVTRELVSLINEHGPLASGVSGEDAGLFTGRRRGALVDGVEVDLGQVGDVVAVDPTAVVAHLEAGRIPVVSSIAPDLDQPGQSLNVNADSAAASLAVALGAAKLVILTDVAGLYRDWPNRDSLVSMIDVPELQSLLPSLESGMIPKMTACLDAVAGGVPKAAIIDGRLPHSILLEIFTQQGIGTEVVPAPAMTATDAAGERS, from the coding sequence ATGACGCCCGAAGACGCCCGAGCGGATGCCGCCGACGCGACCCGCAAGGCCGGAACCCTGATCGAGGCGCTGCCCTGGCTCAAGCGCTTCCACGGCGAGACGATCGTCGTGAAGTTCGGCGGCAACGCGATGGTCAGCCCCGAACTGCAGCGCGCGTTCGCCGAGGACATGGTCTACCTCCGCTATGCGGGCATCCGGCCGGTCGTCGTGCACGGCGGCGGCCCGCAGATCTCGGCGATGCTCGACCGGCTCGGCATCGCGAGCGAGTTCCGCGGCGGCTACCGGGTCACGACCCCCGAGACGATGGACGTCGTGCGGATGGTGCTCTCCGGGCAGGTCACCCGCGAGCTCGTGAGCCTCATCAACGAGCACGGCCCGCTCGCGTCTGGCGTGTCCGGTGAGGATGCCGGGCTGTTCACCGGGCGTCGTCGCGGCGCGCTCGTCGACGGCGTCGAGGTCGACCTCGGCCAGGTCGGCGACGTCGTCGCGGTCGACCCGACCGCGGTCGTCGCGCACCTCGAGGCGGGACGCATCCCGGTCGTGTCCTCGATCGCGCCGGACCTCGATCAGCCCGGCCAGTCCCTCAACGTCAACGCCGACTCGGCGGCGGCCTCGCTCGCCGTCGCGCTCGGCGCGGCGAAGCTCGTGATCCTCACCGACGTGGCCGGCCTCTACCGCGACTGGCCGAACCGCGACTCGCTCGTGTCGATGATCGACGTGCCCGAACTGCAGTCGCTGCTGCCCTCGCTCGAATCCGGGATGATCCCGAAGATGACGGCGTGCCTCGACGCCGTCGCAGGCGGCGTGCCGAAGGCGGCGATCATCGACGGCCGTCTGCCGCACTCGATCCTGCTGGAGATCTTCACGCAGCAGGGCATCGGCACCGAGGTCGTCCCCGCTCCGGCGATGACGGCGACGGATGCCGCGGGGGAGCGCT
- the argJ gene encoding bifunctional glutamate N-acetyltransferase/amino-acid acetyltransferase ArgJ — MTVTAPGGFDAAGIAAGIKRSGALDLAVVVNRGPLANAAAVFTTNRAKANPILWSEQVVQDGTVSAIVLNSGGANCFTGPEGFQVTHRTAEAAASALGISAGDVLVCSTGLIGEQLDGEVLEEGVLSAVNRLAADATAGADAARAIMTTDSRPKTVEVVVDGWRIGGMAKGAGMLAPGLATMLVVLTTDAVVDAAGLDAALRSATRVSFDRLDSDGCMSTNDQVTLMASGASGVEPDPETFADALATACRDLALQLQGDAEGASHDIAIEVRGAASEDDAVEVGRSVARNNLFKAAIYGNDPNWGRVLAAIGTTQAPFDPYLVDVTMNGVRVCHAGRPDRPREDVDLTPRATHVVVELHAGEASATIWTNDLTHEYVHENSAYSS, encoded by the coding sequence GTGACCGTCACCGCACCCGGCGGGTTCGACGCCGCCGGCATCGCCGCCGGCATCAAGCGCTCCGGCGCGCTCGACCTCGCGGTCGTGGTCAACCGCGGCCCGCTCGCGAACGCCGCGGCGGTCTTCACCACGAACCGCGCCAAGGCCAACCCGATCCTCTGGTCCGAGCAGGTCGTCCAGGACGGCACGGTCTCGGCGATCGTGCTGAACTCGGGCGGCGCGAACTGCTTCACGGGCCCCGAGGGGTTCCAGGTCACCCACCGGACGGCTGAGGCAGCGGCATCCGCTCTCGGCATCTCGGCCGGCGACGTGCTCGTCTGCTCGACCGGGCTCATCGGCGAGCAGCTCGACGGCGAGGTGCTCGAGGAGGGCGTGCTGTCGGCCGTGAACCGGCTCGCCGCGGACGCCACGGCCGGTGCCGATGCGGCCCGCGCCATCATGACGACCGACTCGCGACCCAAGACCGTCGAGGTCGTCGTCGACGGCTGGCGCATCGGCGGCATGGCCAAGGGCGCGGGCATGCTCGCCCCGGGACTGGCGACGATGCTCGTGGTGCTCACGACCGACGCGGTCGTCGACGCCGCCGGGCTCGATGCCGCACTGCGGAGCGCGACGCGCGTCAGCTTCGACCGGCTCGACTCCGACGGGTGCATGTCGACCAACGACCAGGTGACCCTCATGGCGTCGGGGGCGTCGGGCGTCGAGCCCGACCCCGAGACGTTCGCCGACGCGCTCGCGACCGCGTGCCGCGACCTCGCGTTGCAGCTGCAGGGCGACGCCGAGGGCGCGAGCCATGACATCGCGATCGAGGTGCGGGGCGCGGCGAGCGAGGACGACGCGGTCGAGGTGGGCCGCTCAGTGGCCCGCAACAACCTCTTCAAGGCGGCCATCTACGGCAACGACCCGAACTGGGGCCGCGTCCTCGCCGCGATCGGCACGACGCAGGCACCGTTCGACCCGTACCTCGTCGACGTCACGATGAACGGCGTCCGGGTCTGCCATGCGGGCCGACCCGATCGCCCGCGCGAGGACGTGGACCTCACGCCGCGCGCGACGCACGTCGTCGTCGAACTGCATGCGGGCGAGGCATCCGCGACGATCTGGACCAACGACCTCACGCACGAGTACGTGCACGAGAACAGCGCGTACTCGAGCTGA
- the argC gene encoding N-acetyl-gamma-glutamyl-phosphate reductase, whose amino-acid sequence MTFTVAVSGASGYAGGELLRLLADHPDLEVRTVTAHSNAGQPLTAVQPHLRSYTHLTLKETTAETLAGHDVVFLALPHGASGAIAAELPDDTLVIDCGADHRLEDAGDWSAFYGGDFHGAWEYGVPELPRLSGTQRTRLAGTRRIAAPGCNASTVAISLAPGIRAGVIEDADLVSVLAVGPSGAGRALKAHLLGSEILGSASPYAVGGTHRHIPEIQQALRWAGAAAPTISFTPTIVPMARGILATSTARVVPGTSARDVRAAWEDAYASERFVQLLPEGQFPRTADVLGANTALLGLAVDEAAGRVVVVAAVDNLVKGTAGAAIQSTNIALGLAEATGLPVNGVAP is encoded by the coding sequence ATGACGTTTACCGTCGCCGTCTCCGGCGCGTCCGGGTATGCGGGCGGCGAGTTGCTGCGCCTGCTCGCCGACCATCCCGATCTCGAGGTGCGCACGGTGACCGCGCACTCCAACGCGGGGCAACCGCTCACCGCGGTGCAACCGCATCTGCGCAGCTACACGCACCTCACCCTGAAGGAGACCACGGCTGAGACGCTCGCCGGCCACGACGTGGTCTTCCTCGCGCTGCCGCACGGCGCCTCCGGCGCGATCGCGGCGGAGCTGCCCGACGACACGCTCGTGATCGACTGCGGCGCCGACCACCGGTTGGAGGATGCGGGCGACTGGTCCGCGTTCTACGGCGGCGACTTCCACGGCGCCTGGGAGTACGGCGTCCCCGAGCTGCCGCGGCTCTCGGGCACGCAGCGCACCCGGCTCGCGGGAACGCGCCGCATCGCGGCGCCCGGCTGCAACGCCTCGACCGTCGCGATCTCGCTCGCCCCCGGCATCCGCGCGGGCGTCATCGAAGACGCCGACCTCGTCTCGGTCCTCGCGGTCGGACCGTCGGGTGCGGGCCGGGCACTGAAGGCCCACCTGCTCGGTTCCGAGATCCTGGGCTCGGCGAGCCCATATGCCGTCGGGGGCACGCACCGCCACATCCCCGAGATCCAGCAGGCGCTGCGCTGGGCCGGGGCCGCGGCGCCGACCATCTCGTTCACGCCGACGATCGTGCCCATGGCCCGCGGCATCCTCGCGACCTCGACCGCGAGGGTCGTACCCGGAACGAGCGCACGCGACGTGCGCGCCGCCTGGGAGGACGCGTACGCGAGCGAGCGCTTCGTGCAGCTCCTGCCGGAGGGGCAGTTCCCGCGGACGGCCGACGTTCTCGGCGCCAACACCGCGCTCCTCGGCCTCGCCGTCGACGAGGCGGCCGGCCGGGTCGTCGTGGTCGCTGCCGTCGACAACCTCGTCAAGGGCACCGCGGGCGCCGCGATCCAGTCGACGAACATCGCACTCGGCCTCGCCGAGGCGACCGGCCTTCCCGTGAACGGAGTCGCACCGTGA
- a CDS encoding DUF1801 domain-containing protein: MAEAKTVPTGASVSEFLDRVEPAGRRADGFELRELFDRVTDTDAVMWGPSIVGYGLHHYRYESGREGDSMVVGFSPRKASVSLYGLQTPGAEELIDRLGKVKVGAGCLWVGRLETIDRAVLESLVDRAWVRTRGDDV; this comes from the coding sequence ATGGCCGAAGCGAAGACCGTGCCGACCGGGGCGAGCGTGTCGGAGTTCCTCGATCGCGTCGAGCCCGCAGGGCGACGCGCCGACGGGTTCGAGTTGCGCGAGCTGTTCGACCGCGTGACGGACACCGACGCGGTGATGTGGGGGCCGTCGATCGTCGGCTACGGTCTGCACCACTACCGGTACGAGTCCGGCCGCGAGGGCGACTCGATGGTCGTCGGCTTCTCGCCTCGGAAGGCGTCGGTCTCGCTCTACGGGCTGCAGACCCCGGGCGCCGAGGAGCTCATCGACCGGCTCGGCAAGGTCAAGGTCGGGGCCGGATGCCTCTGGGTCGGCCGGCTCGAAACCATCGACCGTGCGGTGCTCGAGTCGCTGGTCGACCGGGCCTGGGTGCGCACGCGCGGCGACGACGTCTGA